CTGGGCGAAAGCGGCCGGCGCCGTGAGGAGCATGCTGGCGATGATCATGTGGAAGACGTAGAAGAGGGACAGCGGGCTCTCGAGACCGCCGGTGAAGTGGATGACGAGGGTCAGCGCGAGCAGATCGAGGCCGATCTGGAGGTTTGCACACAGAAGCAGGTAGGGGGTCGATCCGCCGGGTCTGGGCAGGTGACGAGGACCAAGGGCCTCCCGAAGCAGCAGGTTGTATACGGCGATGAGGATGCCAAGGGCCTGAAGGGCGAACAAGGCTATCGGGAATCGCAGCATCTGCGCCGATAGGGCGGAAAGACCCAGCACACCGGCCGCCGCAACCCACCGCAGGCTGATCAACCAGCGGAGCCGTACCAGAAGTGAGGCTTCGGACGCGGTGAGCCCCATGCCGTCTCGCCCCTCCGCCTGGCTCCGGTCCCCTTCTCAAGCTCTGCACCATGGAGGCCGCACCTGAGAAGGGGACCGCTCAACCAATAGGTCAGTGCCCCTCTTCGAGCACCTGCTTGATCCTTGTCAGGAGCAGAGAGGGCTCCGCAGGCTTATCGATGAAGCCCTGAACAGGCAGGTACTCGCCGGCCTTGTACGTACCGTCGGACTGGTCGGGGTAGAAGCGCAGCTTGGTGGTGTTGTGAATGGCGGAGAGGATGATGATGGGCGTCTCGTTGGCGGGAGCCGGGTACTCGTTGCGCAGTCGCCACACGAAGTGGAAGCCCTCGGTCCCGTCAGGCATCATCACATCCAGCAAGATCAGATCGGGTACCGACTTGTCGACTTGCTCGAAAGCCTCCGTGGCGCTCCCCGCCTCGGACACCTCGTAGTCCGCGCTCTCCAGCACCATGCGTATGGACTCGACGATATCCGGGTCGTCATCCACGACGAGGATCTTGGCGTTCTGCGGCACTTCGGCACCTCCCTCAAAGGGACATGGAACCCCAGGTCCCTGCGCACGGCATGTCAGGCTCGTCCGGCTGCGAAGAGGACAGCTAAGGCTCTTCCGGGTCGCGGCGCTCTTGCAGGATCTGGTCGACCAGCCGATGCACCTGCGCGATCACCTCGGTGATCGCCGTGCCAACCTGCACGCTGAGACCGAAGCCGGGCGCGATCTCCTTCGGCTGTATGCCCACGATGGTCACCGGCGGCATTTTGCCGGTCATCCCGCCGATCTCGATGACGTCGAGAAGGCCCACCTGGTGCAGGGAAGCGATCGGCTCGGCGATCTCGGCCTCCACCTCGGCGGGAGTGAACACCCGCACCGTCCCCGGCTCAGTGCCCATGTCGACGGCGTCGACGAGGACCGCCTGCTCGCGTCCCTCCAGCTCGAACACGAGGTCAAAGCCGCCGGTGCCTCCCTCCACGACCTCGACTTCCACGGGGAAACCTTCATGGGCCAGTGCCCGGGCGGCAACTACCCCGACTCCTTCGTCGCGGAGTAGCTCATTTCCCACTCCGAGCACCAGGATAGGCGCGCGTGCCTCGTCTTCGAGCGGCAGCTCGTCCTCGGTAACCATCGTCTCGTGACCTCACTGATCTCGGGCTGGTTGGCAGGCAGCGCCGGTGCTCGTGCTCTCACACAAACTTAACCCTCAACAGGTGCGTCGCGCAAGAGATGCAGGGGTCGTAGGCACGGACCAGCATCTCCAGGAACTGGCGGATCTCGTCCTGACTGCGGTCGAGGATCCCGGGGACGAAGGCGTGCATGTCGCGCTCGATGTTGTTGAGGTTCTGGCCGGTGGGGATGACCAGATTGGCCTCCGTGACCAGCCCCTCGTCGTTGAAGGTGTAGTCATGAATGAGCTGGCCGCGCGGCACCTCGGAGGCACCGACCCCACGACCGGCCTTGACCTCCACAGTGGGGTCTTCGAGTACCAGCTCCAGGTCGCACAGCTTGTCGAGGATCTCGATGGCGTCCAGCGTGCACTGCACGCACTCCACCACCTGGGCGACGTTGTTCATGAAGGGGTTCATGCACCCCGACTCCAAGCCCAGGGCAGTGGCTACCTCAAGCGCCCGCGGCCGGAGCTGCCTGTGGTTGTTGTTGAACCGAGCCAGGGCGCCCACCATGTAGGAGCCCCGTTCAGTGGCTGCGTGCTTGGCGTGGGAGTGGGCCACCACGTACTCGCTGAACATCTGCTTGTACTCAGGGATGGTGACGCGTTGCCCGCGGCTGGAGATCATCTCGGTACCCCGGTACAGGGCATACTCGTCCGGATGGTACAGCGAGACGAACTCCATCTCCCGCTCGACCTGGGGCAACTGCAGCGTCTTGAGCAGGCTGACGCTGTCCATGAGGTCGTCCATGGAGGCAACAAGGCGCTCCCTGAGTGCCCGCAGATCGTCCTTGCGCGGCACATGGGGGAAGCACTTCACCTTCATGGCACAGGGGTGGATGTGCCGCCCGGCTATCACCGCGCAGAGGTCGTTGGCCAGGCGCTTGAGCCGCAGCGCCATGATCACGACCTCCTTGTGTGTCTCCACCAGGGGCAGAACGCTGGGCACACCGAGCAGGTCCGGCGCTACCAGGTAGTACACGTGCAGCACGTGGCTCTGCAGCGTCTCGCCACAGAAGGCCAACTGACGCATGAGCAGTGTCTGTTGGCTGATCTGAATGCCCAGGGCCGCCTCCACTGCCTGCAAGGAGGCCGAGGTGTGGCCGATGGAGCAGATGCCGCAGATGCGGCAGGTGATATGGGTGACCTCATCCCAGCGCCGGCCCAGGATCATGCTCTCGTAGAAGCGGGGCGACTCGGTGATCTCAAGCCGCAGCTCCTCGATCTTGCCTTGTTTGACGTTCAGCACGATGTCTCCGTGGCCCTCAACGCGGGTGATGTCCTCGACATGGAGGTTGACGTCAGGCATGGCCCACCTTCCTTTGCATGGACGGGCTGCAGGGCAGAGGAGAGGCAAAGGCAGCGTCAGGTTCGCACAGAGCTCTCTCCGCGTCTGCCCTCCGGTTAGGGCAATCTGTCGTCGTAGCTGTTGAACATGTCGAAGTGCTGCATGACCTCGCGGGCCGTCAGGCCGTACTCAGCCAGAGTCTCCTTGTGGGCGTTCTGGTTGGGGTCATCGACGAACCCCCGGCAGCCCTCGCAGCCATCACCGTAGGTCGGACAGATCGCGCCACAACCGGCCCGGGTCACCGGTCCCATGCAGAACTTGCCCTGGAAGAACACACACACGTTCTCCTTCTTCTTGCACTCGACGCAGATCGGGTACGTGGGCAGCCGTGGCGTCTTGCCCAGGCACAGGTCGCGGACCGTGCGCACGAACTCGCCGCGGTCGATGGGACAGCCGGGGAGTGCGAAGTCGATGGGAACCACCGCACTGACCGGGCATGCAGGGATCGTGTCGAACTGCGCTCCGGCGTCGCCGTAGACCGTCTCCTTGACCTGCCCCATGCCGTAGCGGTTCTTGAGGGCATTCAGACCGGCGTTGTGCGCACAGGCTCCGATGGGCACCAGGAGCTTGCACAGCTCGCGGATCTGCTTGACCTTCTTCACATCGTGGTGAGTGCTGATCGAGCCGTCCACCAGGGCGATGTCGAACTCCTGGGCGGTCTCGGTCATCGCCTCACGCCAGCGCACGAGCTGCACCAGGTTGAGCACGTCCAGGAGCTCGTTCTCACACTCCAGGATGGCGAGGCTGCAGCCCTCGCAGCCGGTAAAGGAGAAGACGGCCACGGTAGGCTTCATCTAGATCGCCTCCCACAGGTACTTGAGCTCCGAGAAGCTGAAGACCGGGCCGTCCAGGCAGCAGTACTTGCCGTTGATCTGGCAGTGACCGCACTTGCCGACCCCGCACTTCATATGCCGCTCCAGCGAGAGGAGGATGTTCTCGTCGGCAATCCCCTTGAGGCGGCATTCTGTAATGACGAACTGGTACATGATGGGTGGACCGACCACAATCGCCTTCGTCATGGCCGCATCCAGAGCGAGGTCCGGAAAGAGGGTGGTGATGACGCCCACGTGCCCCGACCAGTCCGGATGGGCGCGGTCGATGGTCAACCGCAGGTCCACATCCTCCCGGGCACCCCAGGCCGCCAGT
This DNA window, taken from Armatimonadia bacterium, encodes the following:
- a CDS encoding response regulator — translated: MPQNAKILVVDDDPDIVESIRMVLESADYEVSEAGSATEAFEQVDKSVPDLILLDVMMPDGTEGFHFVWRLRNEYPAPANETPIIILSAIHNTTKLRFYPDQSDGTYKAGEYLPVQGFIDKPAEPSLLLTRIKQVLEEGH
- a CDS encoding hydrogenase maturation protease — its product is MVTEDELPLEDEARAPILVLGVGNELLRDEGVGVVAARALAHEGFPVEVEVVEGGTGGFDLVFELEGREQAVLVDAVDMGTEPGTVRVFTPAEVEAEIAEPIASLHQVGLLDVIEIGGMTGKMPPVTIVGIQPKEIAPGFGLSVQVGTAITEVIAQVHRLVDQILQERRDPEEP
- a CDS encoding Ni/Fe hydrogenase subunit alpha, which gives rise to MPDVNLHVEDITRVEGHGDIVLNVKQGKIEELRLEITESPRFYESMILGRRWDEVTHITCRICGICSIGHTSASLQAVEAALGIQISQQTLLMRQLAFCGETLQSHVLHVYYLVAPDLLGVPSVLPLVETHKEVVIMALRLKRLANDLCAVIAGRHIHPCAMKVKCFPHVPRKDDLRALRERLVASMDDLMDSVSLLKTLQLPQVEREMEFVSLYHPDEYALYRGTEMISSRGQRVTIPEYKQMFSEYVVAHSHAKHAATERGSYMVGALARFNNNHRQLRPRALEVATALGLESGCMNPFMNNVAQVVECVQCTLDAIEILDKLCDLELVLEDPTVEVKAGRGVGASEVPRGQLIHDYTFNDEGLVTEANLVIPTGQNLNNIERDMHAFVPGILDRSQDEIRQFLEMLVRAYDPCISCATHLLRVKFV
- a CDS encoding NADH:ubiquinone oxidoreductase produces the protein MKPTVAVFSFTGCEGCSLAILECENELLDVLNLVQLVRWREAMTETAQEFDIALVDGSISTHHDVKKVKQIRELCKLLVPIGACAHNAGLNALKNRYGMGQVKETVYGDAGAQFDTIPACPVSAVVPIDFALPGCPIDRGEFVRTVRDLCLGKTPRLPTYPICVECKKKENVCVFFQGKFCMGPVTRAGCGAICPTYGDGCEGCRGFVDDPNQNAHKETLAEYGLTAREVMQHFDMFNSYDDRLP